Genomic DNA from Candidatus Methanoperedens sp.:
CCGGTGAACCTATAAATATCCCTCCAACATTTGCTGATAACCTCAATGCGGCTTTGATCCTCCAGGCAATATACAGAAAAGGCAAATATTTGCGGAGATGCACATCGGTTGATGAGATAGAAGGGTATCTGGAAGAAGCGGGAGGTGTAATAACCAGGGGAGTTTTTGAATGGGATTTTACAAATGACAGGCATCGTTTCAGGGGCATGAATAATAGTTTCCTTCTTGACAAAATAGCTACCAAGCAGGGTTATGATGATAAGCGCCTGATATATGATGACCTTGCCTTACGTGCCAAGATACTTACCAGGATGGTAGAAGAAAACATCCTGGATTATTATAAAGTAAGGGACATAATCTGGGCATACCAGGCAAGAGGTCTTGAAGGTATTCCTTTTGAGGTATGAAATATGGACACAAAAGTCATATTCCATTGCCTCGGGATCTCACAAAAAAACTATTTTATGAATTTTGTGATCCCGATAACCATTTTAGCGTTTTTATTTCCAGTTGTAATGCTGTTAATTGTTCCTTCAGTCATGGAAGGAGTTCTTTTCCTGGGTGTAATGCTTGTCCCTATTGCACTATTTTCAATCGTGATAATATATCCCATATCAAGCCTGGAAGGGAAAAAAAAGGAAATTGACAATAATATCCATTACTATATTACACATATGGGTGTTCTTGCTACATCCCAGATGACAAGGGTTGATCTTTTGCTCAAGCTTTCCCATACTGAAGCTTATGGTTATCTGGCAAAAGAGACAGGAAGGATATATGCTCTTGTTTTCTACTGGCATGTAAGTTTCCCTGTGGCATGCAGGTTCATAGCCCAGCGGACACCTTCCATTCTTTTTTCGGATTTTCTTGACAGGATGGCGCATTCTGTCCAGGCAGGACAGGATTTCAGGGAGTTCGTATTATCCGAGCAGGCTGTGGTAATGAAGGATTTTGTGACTATGTACCAGGACTGTTTAAATTCTATAGATATGATAAAAGAAATGTTCATTTCAATGTGCATGTCTCTTATATTCATAGTAGCATTCGCTATTATCATGCCAATAATTACCGGCATGGATTCCATATTACTGCTTGGTGGCGCGATATTCTTATTCATAAGTACGGAATTTGTAATATTGTTATACGCCAGGTCAAAGGTGCCTGCTGACAGGATATGGCATACACTTGAGATCGAGACAATTGCCGACCGCAGGATCAAATGGTCTATGCCAGTCTCTTTATCCCTCTGTATAATCGTTACCGGGATTGTTGTCCCATTCTCCAATTTACCCACAACTATAATGTTTGCCACTTCGATAACCCCTTTATTACTTACAGGACTGATAGCGCGGACTGAGGAAAATAAAATAAAAAGATATGATAATAATTTTGGGGCATTCATCCGTTCTCTTGGTGGGGCTGCCGGGTCAAGAAGCGGACTTATTCTTGAGTCATTGAAAGAATTAACTACCCATGATTTCGGTCCGCTTTCAGAAAATGTAAATAACCTGTATAAGAGGCTCAGGACAAGGCTCAATACTCCGCGTTCATGGGAGCATTTCGCTGCAGGAACGGGGAGTAATCTGATCGAACGCTTTGCAACGATGTTCGTGGAAGGAACAAATGTGGGAGGGAAACCAACTTTAATCGGAGATATCATAAGCCAGAATTTTATAAGTATACTTTCAATGAGAAAATTGAGATACAGCAGCGCTTCAAGCCTCATAGGCGTGCTTTATGGCATGACCGCAGGAATTGCAGCGACTATGTTCCTCGCTGTGTCTATAATTTCAATGCTGGCAAAAATGTTTTCAAATGTTTCGATCCCTGATATCGATATAGGGATTTCAATCGCTACGATATCGGCTACTAATATTCCACTGATGACAACAATGTTGATGATAATGATGATGTGTCATTCACTTATGTCTGCAATGTTAATAAGAATTGTTGATGGAGGGCATCATTTTAATACCTATACTCATTTTGTGGGACTTGTCTGGATTTCTGCGCTGACTGCTGAATTGACACTCCAGGGAATGGGGCCGCTGTTGGGTATGTGATGATAATGAGATCACACTAAATTTCACACTTTTATATATATCTATGTGATTGACCATACATTACTATTAACAGCTTTAAAATATAAAAATCTACATAATGTCGAGGAAAAATGACTGGAAAAATATTGCTTGTGGATGATGCACCTTTTATGAGAATGATGCTGAAAAAAATCCTTGCTCCGAGTGGAAATGAATTAATTGAAGCTGTTGATGGATCAGATGGGGTGTCTAAATATAAGCAATATAAACCTGATCTTGTATTCCTGGATATAGTGATGCCAGATGTTGACGGCATAGAATGCCTGAAACAAATAATGGAATATGATAGTAAAGCCAGAGTCATTATTTGCGGCTCGATAGGGCAGGAGACAGTAGTAGATGAGGCAATTAAAATCGGTGCAGTGGATTATATTATCAAGCCATTTGATACAGCAAAAGTCCTGGCAGTCCTTGATAAAAATATGCCAGGCTGATCATTCAGACTGCTGAATTGACAGGGTGTGTAATCATGTAATATCACACCAATATCACACTTTTCTATATACTGATGTGGTTGAAAATAGCATGTATATAAAACAATGGATTCAACTTTAAAACATAGAAATCAAAAAATAATCTTGGAGGAATAATGGCTGGAAAAATATTACTGGTGGATGATGCGGCATTCATGAGAATGATGCTTAAGAAGATCATTGCACCAACAGGACATGAATTGTTAGAAGCGGTCGATGGTTCGGATGGTGTTGCAAAATACAAGGAAAATAAACCAAATCTTGTATTCTGTGATATAGTCATGCCAAACGTTGATGGTATTGAATGCCTGAAGCAAATAATGGCTATAGACAGTAATGCAAAAGTCGTTATGTGCAGTTCGATCGGGCAGCAAACTGTAGTAAATGATGCGATCAAGATCGGGGCAAGGGATTTTATTGTAAAACCATTTGACGCTGCAAAAGTTCTGGAAGCTGTTTCTAAAAATATGTGATAAGGTTTACCAATGTCCAGGATAAGAGTTCTTGTCGTTGATGATTCAGCGTTCATGCGAAAAATCATAGTTAATATTCTGGGATCATCTCCTGATATAGAAATTATAGGCAAGGCAAAAAACGGACAGGAAGCAATAGAAAAGATAACTCAGCTTCGGCCTGATGTAGTCACTATGGATGTTGAAATGCCTGTTCTTGATGGGTTACAGGCACTTGGTTATATAATGAGTGAGTGTCCCACTCCCGTTATTATGCTAAGTGGTGCGGAATCGAACCAGGCCGATCTTACTTTGACAGCTTTTCAATATGGAGCAGTTGATTTCATCCAGAAACCTTCAGGGAATATAAGCCTTGATATGGATACGAAAAAAGATGAATTGATAAAAAAAGTTAAAGCGGCTGCAAATGTGGCTGTCCATAAGCTCGGATTCATAGAAGAAAAGAAAGTAAACGTTCACAAGAAAGAAAAGATCGAATCCGTACCAAGAGTCAGGACTAAAAAACTAATAATAATAGGTTCTTCCACAGGAGGACCCAGGGCATTACAGCAGGTCATACCCTTTTTACCTTCCAATCTTCATGCTCCTGTTCTTGTTGTACAGCACATGCCTCCCGGATTTACCAAATCCCTCGCAGACCGTTTGAATTCCCAGTCCACGCTAAAAGTGAGAGAGGCTGCTGATGGTGATGTCCTGGAGATGGGAACTGTTTATATAGCTCCCGGGGATTTCCATATGATTGTAAGACAGCAAAATATTAATGGCGATCTCAGGGAAGTAGTCACACTCACAAAGACTGAAAAGGTACAGGGTGTACGGCCTTCTATTGATGTTCTTCTTAATTCTGTGGCGCCGATTTTTAAAGAAAATACACTTGGGGTAATACTTACAGGAATGGGTTCTGATGGTACAAATGGTATCAGGAAACTAAAATCAGAAGGCGGCAAGGTGATAGCCGAGGATGAATCAACATGCGTGGTTTATGGCATGCCAAGGTCTATAATCGACCAGAAACTGGCAGATCACATTTTACCAATTGACAAAATTGCTCAGAGCATAACGGAAAATATATAGAGGAAATAATTATGGATGACATGGATGAATATAAGGAAATGTTCGCAGTCGAATCCGAGGAACATCTCCAATCAATGAATGATGCACTTCTCAGTCTTGAAAAAGATCCGGCGAACAGTGAAACAATAAATGTGATGTTCAGGGCAGCCCATACCCTAAAAGGCATGTCTGCAACAATGGGTTATGTAAATATTAAAGAACTTACCCATAACATGGAAAACCTGATGGACAGGGTCAGGAAGAATGAAATAGAGCTTGATTCATCTGCAATAGATGTCCTTTTCGAGTGTCTTGATACACTTGAAAAAATGGTGGAAACACCGGAGAAATCCTCAGAGATTGATATTGCTTCTCTAGTTGATAAATTATCAAAAAATAATTCAGGGTCTGTTCCATTAAAGGATGAGCAACCAGTTGTAGCTAATAATGCATCTAATAATCCCGGGGAAAAACCCGAAACAGGCAATATTTATGAAATAACCGTGACACTTCATGAATCCTGCATGCTTAAATCTGCCAGGTCAACCGTAGTGATGAGAAATCTATCTGAGATTGGCGAAATCATTGAAACGGTTCCTTCGATAAAGGATCTGGAAGATGAAAAATTCGATCGGGAATTCAAGGTCATAATTTCGACAACAGAAGATGCCAAAAAATTAGAAGATGCAGCAAAAAAAGTATCCGAGATATCAAAAGTGGAAGTTAAACCTCACACAGGCTCTAAACCCAGGGAAAAAGCAGAAGATAAAACGAATGTTACTGAGGGAAGTAAGACCTCTATAAAAAGCGTACAAAGTGTGCGGGTAAGTATAGAACGCCTGGATTCGTTGATGAACCTCGTAGGGGAACTTATTATAAACAAAATCCGGTTAATGCAGCTTGCCAGTGTGCATAAACTGGATGATCTTGAGGAGACGCTTGCCAGTCTTAACCGTCTTACAAATGACCTCCAGGAAGAGATCATGGCATCGAGGATGGTGCCTATTGAACAGATATTTAACCGGTTCCCGAGAATGGTAAGGGATCTTGCTAAAAATCAGGGGAAAGAGATCGATCTGGTCATGGAAGGCGGGGATATTGAACTTGACCGTACAGTACTTGATGAAATTGGAGACCCGCTTGTGCATATCCTGAGGAATTGCATTGACCACGGTATTGAATCTCCTGAAGTAAGGAAGCAGAATGGCAAGAACGAGAAAGGAACGATCAAATTGACTGCAAGGCGGGAAAAAAATCATGTTGCTATTGAGGCAGTTGATGATGGCAAAGGGATGGACCCGCAAAAGATGAGAGAAACTGCTGTAAAGAAAGGATTGATGACACAGGAAGAAGCAGCAAAACTTTCTGATATTGAGGCGATAAACCTGTCATTTATGGCCGGATTCAGTACTGCTGAGAAGGTAACGGAAATCTCCGGAAGAGGAGTAGGGATGGATGTGGTGCGGACAAAGATCGGAGGAATGGGCGGGTCGATCAAACTTGAATCTGTCCTGGGGAAAGGAACATTGATGAGACTCAAGCTTCCTTTGACTGTTGCGATCATTCATTCACTGATGGTTAAGGTTGGTTCTGATATCTATGCCATACCTATTACCAATGTTATAAGGGACCTGTCAATTAAGAAAGAAGAAATAAAGACGATCAAGGGTGAAGAAGTAGTTCTGATACGGGGAGATGTCCTGCCTCTGATCCGGTTACATAATATCTTCGATATTAAAAGCAATGGCTCTCAAGAACTTCTTGTGGTTGTAGTAGAACGTGCAGGCAGTAATGTAGGGCTGGTAGTAGACCAGGTTATCGGCCAGCAGGAGGTAATAATCAAGAACCTTGATAATAATATATTAAAGGGAGTTAAAGGATTTGCAGGAGCC
This window encodes:
- a CDS encoding response regulator — translated: MTGKILLVDDAPFMRMMLKKILAPSGNELIEAVDGSDGVSKYKQYKPDLVFLDIVMPDVDGIECLKQIMEYDSKARVIICGSIGQETVVDEAIKIGAVDYIIKPFDTAKVLAVLDKNMPG
- a CDS encoding chemotaxis response regulator protein-glutamate methylesterase, whose amino-acid sequence is MSRIRVLVVDDSAFMRKIIVNILGSSPDIEIIGKAKNGQEAIEKITQLRPDVVTMDVEMPVLDGLQALGYIMSECPTPVIMLSGAESNQADLTLTAFQYGAVDFIQKPSGNISLDMDTKKDELIKKVKAAANVAVHKLGFIEEKKVNVHKKEKIESVPRVRTKKLIIIGSSTGGPRALQQVIPFLPSNLHAPVLVVQHMPPGFTKSLADRLNSQSTLKVREAADGDVLEMGTVYIAPGDFHMIVRQQNINGDLREVVTLTKTEKVQGVRPSIDVLLNSVAPIFKENTLGVILTGMGSDGTNGIRKLKSEGGKVIAEDESTCVVYGMPRSIIDQKLADHILPIDKIAQSITENI
- a CDS encoding chemotaxis protein CheA, coding for MDDMDEYKEMFAVESEEHLQSMNDALLSLEKDPANSETINVMFRAAHTLKGMSATMGYVNIKELTHNMENLMDRVRKNEIELDSSAIDVLFECLDTLEKMVETPEKSSEIDIASLVDKLSKNNSGSVPLKDEQPVVANNASNNPGEKPETGNIYEITVTLHESCMLKSARSTVVMRNLSEIGEIIETVPSIKDLEDEKFDREFKVIISTTEDAKKLEDAAKKVSEISKVEVKPHTGSKPREKAEDKTNVTEGSKTSIKSVQSVRVSIERLDSLMNLVGELIINKIRLMQLASVHKLDDLEETLASLNRLTNDLQEEIMASRMVPIEQIFNRFPRMVRDLAKNQGKEIDLVMEGGDIELDRTVLDEIGDPLVHILRNCIDHGIESPEVRKQNGKNEKGTIKLTARREKNHVAIEAVDDGKGMDPQKMRETAVKKGLMTQEEAAKLSDIEAINLSFMAGFSTAEKVTEISGRGVGMDVVRTKIGGMGGSIKLESVLGKGTLMRLKLPLTVAIIHSLMVKVGSDIYAIPITNVIRDLSIKKEEIKTIKGEEVVLIRGDVLPLIRLHNIFDIKSNGSQELLVVVVERAGSNVGLVVDQVIGQQEVIIKNLDNNILKGVKGFAGATILGDGNVALILDVGTLL
- the flaJ gene encoding archaellar assembly protein FlaJ, which produces MDTKVIFHCLGISQKNYFMNFVIPITILAFLFPVVMLLIVPSVMEGVLFLGVMLVPIALFSIVIIYPISSLEGKKKEIDNNIHYYITHMGVLATSQMTRVDLLLKLSHTEAYGYLAKETGRIYALVFYWHVSFPVACRFIAQRTPSILFSDFLDRMAHSVQAGQDFREFVLSEQAVVMKDFVTMYQDCLNSIDMIKEMFISMCMSLIFIVAFAIIMPIITGMDSILLLGGAIFLFISTEFVILLYARSKVPADRIWHTLEIETIADRRIKWSMPVSLSLCIIVTGIVVPFSNLPTTIMFATSITPLLLTGLIARTEENKIKRYDNNFGAFIRSLGGAAGSRSGLILESLKELTTHDFGPLSENVNNLYKRLRTRLNTPRSWEHFAAGTGSNLIERFATMFVEGTNVGGKPTLIGDIISQNFISILSMRKLRYSSASSLIGVLYGMTAGIAATMFLAVSIISMLAKMFSNVSIPDIDIGISIATISATNIPLMTTMLMIMMMCHSLMSAMLIRIVDGGHHFNTYTHFVGLVWISALTAELTLQGMGPLLGM
- a CDS encoding response regulator, with the translated sequence MAGKILLVDDAAFMRMMLKKIIAPTGHELLEAVDGSDGVAKYKENKPNLVFCDIVMPNVDGIECLKQIMAIDSNAKVVMCSSIGQQTVVNDAIKIGARDFIVKPFDAAKVLEAVSKNM